The Lysobacter capsici genome has a segment encoding these proteins:
- a CDS encoding collagen-like triple helix repeat-containing protein, with amino-acid sequence MDTRGIRKALSYSLLAACILTVTVSTTGCSGSGGVKSSFNPNPGGPGGPGDPGGPGGPGGPGDPGGPGGPGGPGNPGGPGGPGNPGGPGGPGGPGNPGGPGGPGGPGNPGGPGGPGGTSVPGNALGAIVTVAGNLVTGIGGGVSTLGAQIPNQALLGGNNPTTQGLAKVVDDLGKTVSGLGLSTSSGLGQIGNISNPVGTTVGGVDNLVVNVGTTVDDLGKTVATVGAFQGSPIQPLTSAAGGLVSGVGGGVKDIGGKLGGVLEGSAGQSLTGAVSKVLTPIAGLGQTNGGGTGGSGGGNLVANVSQGAGGVVGGVASAGAAVGGALSGAPVPGGAAGLVGGAVTGVSNNLGTVGAGITAGLGNAGSIANPVGVTAAGVTSGVAGLGGTVGGVGAGVASVGGSTPLAPVTGLVGGALAGVGSGVTTVGTGATAAVNGPLQPVTQGLSTVVNGVAGATGLNNTNGGLLGGVLGNDSGKGGLLGTGLLGKKGGKP; translated from the coding sequence GTTGCTCGGGCTCGGGCGGGGTCAAGTCCAGCTTCAATCCCAATCCGGGCGGTCCCGGCGGCCCCGGCGATCCGGGCGGCCCCGGTGGCCCCGGTGGCCCGGGCGATCCCGGCGGTCCGGGTGGTCCTGGCGGCCCCGGCAATCCGGGTGGCCCCGGCGGTCCGGGCAATCCGGGCGGACCCGGTGGCCCGGGCGGTCCCGGCAATCCGGGCGGACCCGGTGGCCCCGGCGGTCCGGGTAATCCGGGCGGTCCCGGTGGTCCCGGCGGCACCAGCGTGCCTGGCAATGCTCTGGGCGCGATCGTGACCGTGGCCGGCAACTTGGTCACCGGCATCGGCGGCGGGGTCAGCACGCTCGGCGCGCAGATTCCCAATCAGGCCTTGCTCGGCGGCAACAACCCGACCACGCAGGGCCTGGCCAAGGTCGTCGACGACCTGGGCAAGACGGTCAGCGGGCTGGGTCTGTCGACCAGCAGCGGCCTGGGCCAGATCGGCAATATCAGCAATCCGGTCGGCACCACCGTCGGCGGGGTCGACAATCTGGTGGTCAATGTCGGCACCACGGTCGACGACCTGGGCAAGACGGTCGCCACGGTCGGCGCGTTCCAGGGCTCGCCGATCCAGCCGCTGACCAGCGCGGCCGGCGGACTGGTCTCGGGCGTCGGCGGCGGGGTCAAGGACATCGGCGGCAAGCTCGGCGGTGTGCTCGAGGGCTCGGCCGGGCAGTCGCTGACCGGCGCGGTCAGCAAGGTGCTCACGCCGATCGCGGGGCTGGGCCAGACCAACGGCGGCGGTACCGGCGGCAGCGGCGGCGGCAATCTGGTCGCCAACGTGTCGCAGGGCGCGGGCGGCGTGGTCGGCGGCGTGGCTTCGGCCGGCGCGGCGGTCGGCGGCGCGCTCAGCGGCGCTCCGGTTCCGGGCGGCGCGGCCGGTCTGGTCGGCGGCGCGGTCACCGGCGTCAGCAACAATCTCGGTACGGTCGGCGCGGGCATCACCGCGGGACTGGGCAACGCCGGCAGCATCGCCAACCCGGTCGGGGTGACCGCGGCGGGCGTGACCAGCGGCGTGGCCGGTCTGGGCGGCACGGTCGGCGGCGTGGGAGCGGGCGTGGCCAGCGTGGGCGGCTCGACGCCGCTGGCGCCGGTCACCGGCCTGGTCGGCGGTGCGCTCGCCGGCGTAGGCAGTGGCGTGACCACGGTCGGCACGGGTGCGACCGCGGCGGTCAACGGACCGCTGCAGCCGGTGACTCAGGGGCTGAGCACGGTCGTCAACGGCGTAGCCGGGGCGACCGGGCTCAATAACACCAACGGCGGCCTGTTGGGCGGCGTGCTCGGCAACGACAGCGGCAAGGGTGGCCTGCTCGGCACCGGCCTGCTGGGCAAAAAGGGCGGTAAGCCCTGA
- the recQ gene encoding DNA helicase RecQ, protein MPSPALELLHRVFGHTAFRGEQAQIVQHVIDGGDALVLMPTGGGKSLCYQIPSLIREGCGLVVSPLIALMQDQVEAMRQLGVRAAYLNSTLSSEDAAEVERQLLAGELDLLYVAPERLLSGRCLNLIDRAKIALFAIDEAHCVSQWGHDFRPEYRELTILHERWPDIPRIALTATADEPTQREIAERLTLEDARRFVSSFDRPNVRYRVVHKDNGTRQLLDFLAGHRDESGIVYAFSRKRVESVAEQLAAAGIKALPYHAGIDAGVRAANQRRFLQEDGVVMVATIAFGMGIDKPDVRFVAHIDLPKSIEGYYQETGRAGRDGEPAEAWLCYGLGDVVNLRQLIQQGEAGEERKRLELRKLDSLLGFCESTECRRKALLGWFGEPHPGNCGNCDNCMEPPQSWDGTTAARKALSCVYRTGQRFGAGHVIDVLRGTATEKVTRFGHEALSTFGIGSDLDVKQWSSVFRQLVAAGLLEADIERHGALRLTADSAPVLRGERELRFRTEAPKAARASTRKTRGGAGAAPMIDMDPASLLRFNALREWRSTTAREQNVPAYVIFHDSTLRAIAEQAPDDLDDLGRIPGIGVSKLDRYGEAVLQHLLDHG, encoded by the coding sequence ATGCCTTCCCCCGCACTCGAGTTACTGCACCGCGTTTTCGGCCATACCGCGTTCCGCGGCGAACAGGCGCAGATCGTCCAGCACGTGATCGACGGCGGCGACGCCCTGGTGCTGATGCCCACCGGCGGCGGCAAGTCGCTGTGCTACCAGATTCCCTCGCTGATCCGCGAAGGCTGCGGCCTGGTGGTCTCGCCGCTGATCGCGCTGATGCAGGACCAGGTCGAGGCGATGCGCCAGCTCGGCGTGCGCGCGGCCTATCTCAATTCCACCCTGAGCAGCGAGGACGCGGCCGAGGTCGAGCGCCAGTTGCTGGCCGGCGAGCTCGATCTGCTCTACGTCGCGCCCGAGCGCCTGCTCAGCGGCCGCTGCCTGAACCTGATCGACCGCGCCAAGATCGCCCTGTTCGCGATCGACGAGGCGCACTGCGTATCGCAATGGGGCCACGACTTCCGCCCCGAATACCGCGAACTGACCATCCTGCACGAGCGCTGGCCCGACATCCCGCGCATCGCCCTGACCGCCACCGCCGACGAGCCGACCCAGCGCGAGATCGCCGAGCGGCTGACGTTGGAGGACGCGCGCCGCTTCGTCAGCTCGTTCGACCGTCCCAACGTGCGCTACCGCGTGGTGCACAAGGACAACGGCACCCGTCAGCTGCTCGATTTCCTCGCCGGGCATCGCGACGAAAGCGGCATCGTCTATGCGTTCTCGCGCAAGCGGGTGGAATCGGTGGCCGAGCAATTGGCCGCCGCCGGGATCAAGGCCCTGCCCTACCACGCCGGCATCGACGCAGGCGTGCGCGCCGCCAACCAGCGCCGTTTCCTGCAGGAAGACGGCGTGGTGATGGTCGCGACGATCGCCTTCGGCATGGGCATCGACAAACCCGACGTGCGTTTCGTCGCCCACATCGACCTGCCCAAGTCGATCGAAGGCTATTACCAGGAGACCGGACGCGCCGGCCGCGACGGCGAACCGGCCGAAGCCTGGCTGTGCTACGGCCTGGGCGATGTGGTCAATCTGCGCCAGCTCATTCAACAGGGCGAAGCCGGCGAGGAACGCAAGCGTCTTGAGCTGCGCAAGCTGGATTCCTTATTGGGCTTCTGCGAATCCACCGAATGCCGGCGCAAGGCGCTGCTCGGGTGGTTCGGCGAGCCGCATCCGGGCAACTGCGGCAACTGCGACAACTGCATGGAGCCGCCGCAGAGTTGGGACGGCACCACCGCCGCGCGCAAGGCGCTGTCGTGCGTGTACCGCACCGGCCAGCGCTTCGGCGCCGGTCATGTGATCGACGTGCTGCGCGGCACCGCGACCGAGAAAGTCACCCGTTTCGGTCACGAAGCGCTGAGCACCTTCGGCATCGGCAGCGATCTGGACGTCAAGCAGTGGAGCAGCGTGTTCCGGCAGCTGGTCGCCGCCGGCCTGCTGGAAGCCGACATCGAACGCCACGGCGCGCTGCGCCTGACCGCCGACAGCGCGCCGGTGCTGCGCGGCGAACGCGAGCTGCGCTTTCGCACCGAAGCGCCCAAGGCCGCGCGCGCCAGCACCCGCAAGACCCGCGGCGGCGCGGGCGCGGCGCCGATGATCGACATGGACCCGGCCTCGCTGCTGCGCTTCAACGCCCTGCGCGAATGGCGCTCGACCACCGCGCGCGAACAGAACGTGCCGGCCTATGTGATCTTCCACGACAGCACCTTGCGCGCGATCGCCGAGCAGGCGCCCGACGACCTCGACGACCTTGGCCGCATCCCCGGCATCGGCGTGAGCAAACTCGATCGCTATGGCGAGGCGGTGTTGCAGCATTTGCTCGATCACGGCTGA
- a CDS encoding Dps family protein yields MAKVSKPGKPDKSSSKKSASPSSSNSPAASPAAGSSAPSIDIGISPGDRKKIAEGLSRFLADSYTLYLKTHNFHWNVTGPMFNALHVMFETQYTEQWTALDDIAERIRALGFNAPGSYAEFVKLSSIPEEAGLTEAADWREMVRQLVVGNEAVCRTARKVLDQADDVDDAPTEDLLTQRLQTHEKYAWMLRSLLQ; encoded by the coding sequence ATGGCCAAGGTCAGCAAGCCCGGAAAACCGGACAAATCCTCGTCCAAGAAGTCCGCGTCCCCGTCGTCGTCGAACAGCCCGGCCGCGTCGCCCGCCGCCGGCAGCAGCGCGCCCTCGATCGATATTGGGATTTCGCCGGGCGATCGCAAGAAGATCGCCGAAGGTCTGTCGCGCTTTCTGGCCGACAGCTACACCTTGTACCTGAAAACCCACAATTTCCATTGGAACGTGACCGGGCCGATGTTCAACGCCCTGCACGTCATGTTCGAAACCCAGTACACCGAGCAGTGGACCGCGCTGGACGACATCGCCGAGCGGATCCGCGCGCTGGGCTTCAACGCGCCGGGCTCGTACGCCGAATTCGTCAAGCTCAGCTCGATCCCGGAGGAAGCCGGCCTGACCGAAGCCGCCGATTGGCGCGAAATGGTCCGCCAGCTGGTGGTCGGCAACGAAGCGGTATGCCGCACTGCGCGCAAGGTACTCGACCAGGCCGACGACGTCGATGACGCGCCGACCGAGGACCTGCTGACCCAGCGCCTGCAGACCCACGAGAAGTATGCGTGGATGCTGCGTTCGCTGCTGCAGTAA
- a CDS encoding ShlB/FhaC/HecB family hemolysin secretion/activation protein, which translates to MDTGLWGKRYPLALAITAMLAATTAHSQTQPRLPTTGNPLQTLPQAPLPKAEPKVGTIVAPQQNPEMAALLAVPLTPIRFEVSGVKSVPFEQVTGLFIPLIGRQITVADLLGAAETCTKLYRERGYALSFCYVPTQDFADGTVRVVAVEGYVAQVRIGGKPGKLERKIRAIAQRIVDDRPLRQSTFERYSQILGFLPGAKMTINVPAPTTTDGATSLDLNVGGKRYDATWALEFNHPGTQGLATLNLNALTSLAEQWSLAALYPDGRSNERFYSAGYSQLIGSDGWIGRVDGSRYRGVPVTQTPLPAFLDHRVEQDRVAISARYPLLLRNERSLFVSAGVYAADQSDRYFNTINGALLDQRSKTRVVTAGLDYAEAKKNHARQASISVARGLDTWGASADTVTNIDGVDVAGASDVSFTRYNLGYAQSRTWKEQRYAAVLRATAQYSRQRLPSSEQISFGGSRFALAYDPGETSGDRGWGAALELSRNFRPKAKWLKSVTPYLSVQHARVSLTEGRPPIDDLGSVALGLRLSDNKHFNVDFAYAKPTADIPLETDDRKPRWNLNFSYQLQ; encoded by the coding sequence ATGGATACAGGGCTTTGGGGGAAGCGCTATCCACTGGCGCTGGCGATCACCGCGATGCTCGCGGCGACCACGGCGCATTCTCAGACTCAGCCACGATTGCCGACCACCGGCAATCCACTGCAAACCCTGCCGCAAGCGCCGCTGCCCAAGGCCGAGCCGAAGGTCGGCACCATCGTCGCGCCGCAGCAGAATCCGGAAATGGCCGCCTTGCTCGCGGTGCCGCTGACGCCGATCCGGTTCGAGGTGTCCGGGGTCAAGTCGGTGCCGTTCGAACAGGTCACCGGATTGTTCATTCCCTTGATCGGCCGGCAGATCACCGTCGCCGACCTGCTCGGCGCCGCCGAGACCTGCACCAAGCTGTATCGCGAGCGCGGCTATGCGCTGTCGTTCTGCTACGTGCCGACCCAGGACTTCGCCGACGGCACCGTGCGCGTGGTCGCGGTCGAGGGCTATGTCGCCCAGGTCCGCATCGGCGGCAAGCCCGGCAAGCTGGAACGCAAGATCCGCGCGATCGCCCAGCGCATCGTCGACGACCGGCCGCTGCGCCAGAGCACCTTCGAGCGCTATTCGCAGATCCTGGGCTTCCTGCCGGGCGCGAAGATGACCATCAACGTGCCGGCGCCGACCACCACCGACGGCGCGACCTCGCTCGATCTCAACGTCGGCGGCAAGCGCTACGACGCCACCTGGGCGCTGGAATTCAATCACCCCGGCACTCAGGGCCTGGCGACGCTCAACCTCAATGCGCTGACCTCGCTGGCCGAGCAATGGAGCCTGGCCGCGCTGTACCCCGACGGCCGCAGCAACGAACGCTTCTACAGCGCCGGGTATTCGCAGCTGATCGGCAGCGACGGCTGGATCGGCCGGGTCGACGGTTCGCGCTATCGCGGCGTGCCGGTCACCCAGACCCCGCTGCCGGCGTTTCTCGATCACCGGGTCGAACAGGACCGGGTGGCGATCAGCGCGCGCTATCCGCTGCTGTTGCGCAACGAGCGGTCGTTGTTCGTCTCGGCCGGCGTGTATGCCGCCGATCAGTCCGATCGTTATTTCAATACGATCAACGGCGCCTTGCTCGACCAGCGCTCCAAGACCCGGGTGGTGACCGCGGGGCTGGACTACGCCGAGGCCAAGAAGAACCACGCGCGCCAGGCGAGCATTTCGGTCGCGCGCGGGCTCGACACCTGGGGCGCGTCGGCCGACACCGTCACCAACATCGACGGCGTCGACGTGGCCGGCGCCAGCGACGTGTCGTTCACCCGCTACAACCTGGGGTACGCGCAAAGCCGCACCTGGAAGGAACAGCGCTACGCCGCGGTGCTGCGCGCGACCGCGCAGTACAGCCGCCAGCGCCTGCCGTCGTCGGAGCAGATCAGCTTCGGCGGCAGCCGTTTCGCCCTGGCCTACGACCCCGGCGAAACCTCGGGCGACCGCGGCTGGGGCGCGGCGCTGGAGCTGAGCCGCAACTTCCGTCCCAAGGCCAAATGGCTCAAGTCGGTGACCCCGTATCTGAGCGTGCAGCACGCGCGGGTTTCCCTGACCGAGGGCCGCCCGCCGATCGACGACCTGGGTAGCGTCGCGCTGGGATTGCGGTTGTCCGACAACAAGCATTTCAACGTCGACTTCGCCTACGCCAAGCCGACCGCGGATATTCCGCTGGAGACCGACGATCGCAAGCCGCGGTGGAATTTGAATTTCTCGTATCAGCTGCAGTAG